A region from the Ptychodera flava strain L36383 chromosome 10, AS_Pfla_20210202, whole genome shotgun sequence genome encodes:
- the LOC139142429 gene encoding BMP-binding endothelial regulator protein-like — MQVINESFTVPRCLSASAKRDPHLTTFDGRHFSYHGLCWHTLVKDCRNLNPRFEVMGKFEPREMEGPELRSRTTQVNVNVDDHLISLTRDNHVMVNGRAVYTPKFRIGDDNIKVYRQDDHVTFKLSEAELVLQWYGRDHILYATLTSADYIGKVCGLLGNADGDDRNDFTKRDGELTSDVVEFGESWRISELGC, encoded by the exons ATGCAGGTTATAAACGAATCGTTCA CTGTACCACGTTGCTTATCCGCCTCGGCTAAGAGGGACCCGCACTTGACAACCTTCGATGGTCGCCATTTTAGCTACCACGGTCTCTGTTGGCACACCCTGGTGAAGGACTGCCGGAACCTGAACCCGAGATTTGAAGTTATGGGCAAGTTCGAACCGAGGGAAATGGAAGGCCCTGAACTCAGGAGCAGGACCACCCAAGTGAATGTGAACGTGGACGATCATCTTATAAGTCTGACCAGAGACAACCACGTTATG GTTAATGGTCGTGCAGTTTACACGCCGAAGTTCCGCATTGGTGATGACAATATAAAGGTGTATCGGCAAGATGACCATGTGACATTCAAACTTAGCGAGGCCGAATTGGTACTGCAATGGTATGGCCGAGACCATATTCTGTACGCCACGCTCACCAGCGCCGACTACATTGGTAAAGTGTGTGGTCTCCTCGGCAACGCCGATGGCGACGACCGCAACGACTTCACAAAACGCGATGGCGAGCTCACTTCGGATGTTGTCGAGTTCGGAGAGAGTTGGCGAATTTCAGAGCTAGG ATGCTAA
- the LOC139142439 gene encoding BMP-binding endothelial regulator protein-like isoform X5 has protein sequence MRILVLSLFAVAISMIGTTNAFLPGIDVELVNTGCLVTLSFNRRVNVDTTQRINFVISGDGVGYRGSVLMLPSVTFEEVDYQAAVTVPTTLKVDMVMATASGRKTETQEIDIPRCADVTHDPHILTFDGRRYTYQGLCWHTIVKDCSGKPPRFEVLGKFEPRDPLDREIRSRTTDVTVIVGGQVIEMDTHNNVKVNGRPAESTFELVGGKMHVAVDNTKDRYTVVSVKDTIAVTWNGAEHGLNAAVEGGNNVTLCGMLGDANGDPSNDLTMRNGLVTTDVNEFGKSWKIDELRCD, from the exons ATGAGGATCCTTGTCCTGTCTCTGTTCGCCGTTGCGATTTCTATG ATTGGGACGACAAATGCGTTTTTGCCAG GAATTGACGTCGAGCTTGTTAATACAGGATGTTTGGTGACACTGTCCTTCAACCGGCGTGTTAATGTCGATACCACTCAGAGAATAAACTTCGTAATAAGTGGAGACGGGGTTGGCTACAGAGGCTCGGTGTTGATGTTACCCAGCGTAACGTTCGAAGAAGTTGATTACCAAGCAGCTGTAACAGTCCCAACAACGCTAAAAGTGGATATGGTGATGGCAACGGCGAGCGGAAGAAAAACAGAAACCCAAGAGATTG ATATTCCAAGGTGTGCTGATGTGACCCATGATCCCCACATCTTGACTTTCGACGGACGCCGCTACACCTACCAAGGGCTCTGCTGGCATACAATCGTGAAGGATTGCTCGGGCAAACCGCCTCGTTTTGAAGTGTTGGGAAAGTTTGAACCACGTGACCCACTCGATCGAGAGATCAGGAGCAGGACAACTGACGTGACTGTAATCGTCGGAGGACAGGTTATCGAAATGGACACACACAACAACGTTAAG GTGAATGGGCGACCGGCCGAATCAACTTTCGAACTGGTTGGGGGAAAGATGCATGTTGCTGTAGACAACACCAAAGACCGGTACACTGTCGTCAGTGTCAAGGACACCATAGCAGTCACGTGGAACGGTGCGGAGCATGGGCTTAATGCTGCCGTCGAAGGGGGCAACAACGTAACGCTGTGTGGAATGCTTGGCGATGCCAATGGCGACCCTTCCAATGATCTAACCATGCGCAATGGGCTCGTCACCACGGATGTTAACGAATTCGGCAAAAGCTGGAAAATTGATGAGCTAAG
- the LOC139142439 gene encoding BMP-binding endothelial regulator protein-like isoform X4 has protein sequence MRILVLSLFAVAISMIGTTNAFLPGIDVELVNTGCLVTLSFNRRVNVDTTQRINFVISGDGVGYRGSVLMLPSVTFEEVDYQAAVTVPTTLKVDMVMATASGRKTETQEIDIPRCADVTHDPHILTFDGRRYTYQGLCWHTIVKDCSGKPPRFEVLGKFEPRDPLDREIRSRTTDVTVIVGGQVIEMDTHNNVKVNGRPAESTFELVGGKMHVAVDNTKDRYTVVSVKDTIAVTWNGAEHGLNAAVEGGNNVTLCGMLGDANGDPSNDLTMRNGLVTTDVNEFGKSWKIDELRCD, from the exons ATGAGGATCCTTGTCCTGTCTCTGTTCGCCGTTGCGATTTCTATG ATTGGGACGACAAATGCGTTTTTGCCAG GAATTGACGTCGAGCTTGTTAATACAGGATGTTTGGTGACACTGTCCTTCAACCGGCGTGTTAATGTCGATACCACTCAGAGAATAAACTTCGTAATAAGTGGAGACGGGGTTGGCTACAGAGGCTCGGTGTTGATGTTACCCAGCGTAACGTTCGAAGAAGTTGATTACCAAGCAGCTGTAACAGTCCCAACAACGCTAAAAGTGGATATGGTGATGGCAACGGCGAGCGGAAGAAAAACAGAAACCCAAGAGATTG ATATTCCAAGGTGTGCTGATGTGACCCATGATCCCCACATCTTGACTTTCGACGGACGCCGCTACACCTACCAAGGGCTCTGCTGGCATACAATCGTGAAGGATTGCTCGGGCAAACCGCCTCGTTTTGAAGTGTTGGGAAAGTTTGAACCACGTGACCCACTCGATCGAGAGATCAGGAGCAGGACAACTGACGTGACTGTAATCGTCGGAGGACAGGTTATCGAAATGGACACACACAACAACGTTAAG GTGAATGGGCGACCGGCCGAATCAACTTTCGAACTGGTTGGGGGAAAGATGCATGTTGCTGTAGACAACACCAAAGACCGGTACACTGTCGTCAGTGTCAAGGACACCATAGCAGTCACGTGGAACGGTGCGGAGCATGGGCTTAATGCTGCCGTCGAAGGGGGCAACAACGTAACGCTGTGTGGAATGCTTGGCGATGCCAATGGCGACCCTTCCAATGATCTAACCATGCGCAATGGGCTCGTCACCACGGATGTTAACGAATTCGGCAAAAGCTGGAAAATTGATGAGCTAAG GTGCGACTAG